A section of the Verrucomicrobium sp. GAS474 genome encodes:
- a CDS encoding DUF4272 domain-containing protein has translation MEDQEYIEPPPPCAERVARRALILSAIACRGFAENEKPEEAVPIAKDCLNWLISLGLDDDLSEWERALLQAPLGSLSSRDKNNASWLSEAVAVLAWSLGKADLPLFDKQCDPAGVANGLGFLQPAGETILNNPALLSPDELGDYNEFIYNLHWRLRSFSINKQKYDFESLARKAWGEPVAKYGLQFLEKDLSLGGVPITQAQEVTWRTVLSITQERHRASNWLTGYASEDFYEVTTDT, from the coding sequence GAGCGTTGATCCTATCCGCTATCGCCTGTCGTGGTTTCGCTGAAAATGAAAAACCGGAAGAGGCAGTGCCTATTGCAAAAGACTGTCTCAATTGGCTAATCTCCTTAGGTCTGGACGACGATTTGAGCGAGTGGGAGAGAGCGTTGCTGCAAGCCCCGTTAGGGAGCCTTTCCAGTCGAGACAAGAATAACGCGAGTTGGCTCAGTGAAGCTGTCGCCGTATTAGCTTGGTCACTTGGAAAGGCTGATTTGCCCTTGTTTGACAAGCAATGTGACCCTGCCGGGGTGGCAAACGGCCTCGGCTTTCTTCAACCTGCTGGGGAAACAATCTTGAATAATCCCGCATTGCTTTCCCCTGACGAGCTAGGTGATTACAACGAGTTCATTTACAATTTGCATTGGCGACTTCGCAGTTTTTCAATCAATAAACAGAAATATGATTTTGAGTCGTTAGCTCGTAAGGCTTGGGGAGAGCCAGTCGCGAAATATGGGCTTCAGTTTTTGGAAAAAGACCTGTCTCTTGGTGGCGTTCCGATAACACAAGCACAGGAAGTTACGTGGCGCACAGTCTTGAGCATTACACAAGAGAGGCACCGGGCTTCAAATTGGCTGACTGGTTATGCCTCGGAAGATTTTTACGAAGTGACGACGGATACATAG
- a CDS encoding SulP family inorganic anion transporter produces the protein MRPSLFAALSLRLGALWSEVGHAPVAPSLISGMIVAMMASVMGVSFAALVFGGELSGWIPYGVSLFLLGALLLGGGTALLSAFPGSITVPQDRFFPILGLMAVGMTATLHGAASPDDIARTVLATIAIASLLTGLAFYLLGRFGLGNLIRFIPYPVVGGFLAGSGWLLFSGSFRVMTGSTLALASLPALGRPETAALWVPGLLFGTVLWAVLRWRPHVLAVPTLLAVGVGLFYLAVALLHLPLAHMRETGWLLKSLPSVPVTELHGLFAARGVHWEVVAAQGGFLSALLLTAVISLLLNITAIELTADREIDLNAELRVAGWVNLAGGVAGSSPGFLGLSLTRLPLSFGASNRLTGLVYAACCGAILLCGTAFLSYIPKFVLGGFLLYLGLSMLMEWIVDGRRQLPAADYGVMLLILIVIGTVGYLQGIAVGIVAASALFIVGYGRVSVVARRLTGAEQRSNVDRAEADTHLLQEKGRGLLILKLQGFIFFGSANKLYDTARDRLALPGEEPLRFVLLDLGQVTGLDSSALLSLVKMRKLGAKRGFRLVLVVSPASARLRAQIEAGGLLNADGARLFPDRDHGLEWCEDEILNEVRLGSGIEVREEDVPLLLYLQRHWPADSNPTRLDRYLERVGVSAGEPLFRQGEPSRELYFVEEGRVRVELELGDGRVIRLRSLLKGTVVGELGFYLHSARGATVRAETACTLRRLTDEGLRRMEAEEPGAALVFHHYMSRFLADRMTYTNRALQAALE, from the coding sequence ATGCGCCCCTCCCTGTTCGCCGCCCTCTCCCTCCGCCTGGGCGCGTTGTGGTCCGAGGTGGGCCATGCGCCGGTCGCCCCGTCGCTCATCTCGGGGATGATCGTCGCGATGATGGCCTCGGTCATGGGGGTTTCCTTCGCCGCACTGGTGTTCGGCGGGGAGCTTTCGGGGTGGATTCCCTATGGGGTCAGCCTTTTCCTGCTCGGTGCGCTTCTGCTCGGCGGCGGCACGGCGCTCCTCAGCGCCTTTCCCGGGAGCATCACGGTTCCCCAGGATCGCTTCTTCCCGATCCTCGGCCTGATGGCGGTCGGCATGACGGCGACGCTGCACGGGGCGGCGTCGCCCGACGACATCGCCCGGACGGTCCTCGCGACGATCGCCATCGCCTCCCTCCTCACCGGCCTCGCCTTCTACCTCCTGGGCCGGTTCGGCCTCGGCAACCTGATCCGCTTCATTCCCTATCCGGTGGTCGGCGGGTTCCTGGCGGGGTCGGGCTGGCTCCTCTTCTCGGGATCGTTCCGGGTGATGACGGGGAGCACCCTCGCGCTGGCCTCGCTCCCGGCCCTGGGCCGCCCGGAGACGGCGGCGCTGTGGGTTCCGGGCCTCCTCTTCGGCACCGTCCTGTGGGCGGTCCTCCGGTGGCGGCCCCACGTCCTCGCCGTCCCGACGCTGCTGGCGGTCGGCGTCGGCCTCTTTTACCTCGCGGTCGCGCTGCTCCACCTGCCGCTGGCCCACATGCGGGAGACGGGCTGGCTGCTGAAGAGCCTCCCCTCGGTGCCGGTGACGGAGCTGCACGGCCTCTTCGCGGCGCGCGGCGTCCACTGGGAGGTCGTCGCGGCGCAGGGCGGCTTCCTCTCCGCGCTCCTCCTCACCGCCGTGATCTCCCTGCTGCTCAACATCACCGCCATCGAGCTGACCGCCGACCGGGAGATCGACCTGAACGCGGAGCTCCGCGTCGCCGGATGGGTCAACCTCGCGGGGGGCGTCGCCGGATCGTCCCCGGGGTTCCTCGGCCTCAGCCTCACCCGGCTCCCGCTGAGTTTCGGGGCCTCCAACCGGCTGACCGGGCTGGTCTACGCGGCCTGCTGCGGGGCGATCCTCCTCTGCGGCACGGCGTTCCTTTCCTACATCCCGAAGTTCGTCCTCGGCGGCTTCCTCCTCTACCTCGGCCTCTCGATGCTGATGGAATGGATCGTCGACGGGCGGCGGCAGCTCCCGGCGGCCGACTACGGCGTGATGCTGCTCATCCTGATCGTGATCGGGACGGTCGGCTACCTGCAGGGGATCGCGGTGGGGATCGTCGCCGCGTCGGCGCTCTTCATCGTCGGCTATGGCCGGGTGAGCGTGGTGGCCCGCCGCCTGACGGGGGCCGAGCAGCGGAGCAACGTCGACCGCGCCGAGGCCGACACCCATCTCCTCCAGGAGAAGGGGCGGGGGCTCCTCATCCTGAAGCTCCAGGGCTTCATCTTCTTCGGCAGCGCGAACAAGCTCTACGACACGGCGCGGGACCGCCTCGCCCTGCCCGGCGAGGAGCCGCTCCGCTTCGTCCTCCTCGACCTGGGGCAGGTCACCGGCCTCGACTCCTCGGCCCTCCTCAGCCTCGTGAAGATGCGGAAGCTGGGGGCGAAGCGGGGCTTCCGCCTCGTCCTGGTCGTCTCCCCGGCCTCGGCGCGGCTCCGCGCCCAGATCGAGGCGGGCGGCCTCCTGAACGCCGACGGCGCCCGCCTCTTCCCCGACCGGGACCACGGCCTCGAATGGTGCGAGGACGAGATCCTGAACGAGGTCCGCCTCGGATCGGGCATCGAGGTCCGCGAGGAGGACGTCCCGCTCCTCCTCTACCTGCAGCGGCACTGGCCCGCCGACTCGAACCCGACGCGGCTCGACCGGTACCTGGAACGGGTCGGCGTCTCGGCCGGGGAGCCGCTCTTCCGCCAGGGCGAGCCGTCGCGGGAACTTTACTTCGTCGAGGAGGGCCGGGTGCGCGTCGAGCTCGAGCTGGGCGACGGGCGGGTGATCCGCCTGCGGAGCCTGCTGAAGGGAACGGTGGTCGGGGAACTCGGCTTCTACCTCCACTCCGCCCGCGGGGCGACGGTCCGCGCCGAGACCGCCTGCACCCTGCGCCGCCTCACCGACGAGGGGCTGAGGCGGATGGAGGCGGAGGAGCCCGGCGCGGCCCTCGTGTTCCACCATTACATGAGCCGCTTCCTCGCCGACCGGATGACCTATACGAACCGGGCGCTCCAGGCGGCGCTCGAATAG